From one Gemmobacter sp. genomic stretch:
- a CDS encoding ISL3 family transposase, with product MASWFSRRDFLPAGLKADQVELDGNTIRVHAHSSDAAAACPRCGTISRHVHSRYRRRPADLPAHGRAVELVLLVRRFRCQTLRCSARIFAERFPSDVTQPHMRRTSRLQGLVRHLGLALGGRPAQALARRLLLPVSKDTFLRSVRDMADEDTAIPRVIGIDDWAWRKGQRYGTLICDLERRQVIDLLPDREPATVEAWLRARPGIQIVARDRNGGYGGAVSRALPEAIQVADRWHLLENASAAFLAAVQRSMPAIRKAIGAKTLDPKLLTAAERLQYEGYHRRQQTNQIVRKMADEGLAIKRIVRSTGLSRKLVRQILRGEREDVFRIRESSLTPWLPRLEQEWSGGCLNGAELWRRLRADGFRGSLRVVSEWATRQRRAEQAVPNGTGKSPPARRIAGLLTMGRDHLSRADAVQVARIEAALPALATARALTDRFTDMVRNARGDALAAWLDEAEASMIAPFARGLRSDCAAVAAALREPWSNGQTEGQINRLKTLKRQMYGRANIDLLRARLVAAS from the coding sequence ATGGCGTCATGGTTTTCGCGACGAGATTTTCTGCCAGCAGGGCTTAAGGCCGATCAGGTTGAGCTTGATGGCAATACGATCCGTGTCCACGCTCACTCTTCCGATGCTGCGGCGGCCTGTCCGCGCTGTGGCACCATCTCACGCCATGTCCACAGCAGGTATCGGCGCCGGCCAGCCGATCTTCCCGCCCATGGGCGGGCCGTGGAACTGGTCCTGCTGGTCCGCCGCTTTCGCTGCCAGACCTTGCGTTGTTCTGCCAGGATCTTCGCCGAGCGATTTCCGTCGGATGTTACTCAGCCGCATATGCGGCGTACGTCACGCCTGCAGGGGCTGGTGCGTCATCTCGGTCTTGCTCTCGGCGGACGCCCCGCGCAGGCACTTGCCCGACGTCTTCTGCTGCCGGTGAGCAAAGACACCTTCCTTCGCAGCGTGCGGGACATGGCGGATGAAGATACTGCGATCCCGCGCGTGATTGGCATCGATGACTGGGCGTGGCGCAAGGGACAGCGCTACGGCACGCTGATCTGCGATCTTGAACGGCGGCAGGTGATCGATCTGCTGCCTGACCGTGAGCCCGCCACCGTGGAAGCCTGGCTCCGTGCGCGTCCCGGCATCCAGATTGTCGCCCGCGACCGCAACGGCGGCTACGGCGGTGCTGTTTCGCGTGCCCTGCCAGAAGCCATTCAGGTCGCCGATCGTTGGCATCTGCTCGAGAATGCAAGCGCCGCGTTCCTGGCCGCCGTGCAGCGGAGCATGCCCGCCATCCGCAAGGCGATCGGTGCGAAGACGCTCGATCCGAAGCTGCTGACGGCCGCGGAAAGGCTACAATACGAAGGCTATCACCGCCGCCAACAGACCAATCAGATAGTGCGGAAGATGGCCGATGAGGGCCTTGCCATCAAACGTATCGTCCGCTCGACCGGGCTCAGCCGCAAGCTCGTTCGCCAGATCCTGCGCGGGGAACGTGAAGATGTGTTCCGCATCCGCGAGAGCAGCCTGACCCCGTGGCTGCCGCGGCTGGAACAGGAGTGGAGCGGCGGCTGTCTGAATGGCGCAGAACTCTGGCGTCGCCTCCGCGCCGACGGTTTCCGTGGCAGTCTCCGGGTCGTCAGCGAGTGGGCAACACGCCAACGTCGCGCCGAGCAAGCGGTGCCAAATGGGACAGGCAAGTCACCGCCCGCCCGCAGGATTGCGGGGCTCCTGACCATGGGCCGAGATCACCTGTCCAGGGCCGATGCGGTTCAGGTCGCGCGGATCGAAGCGGCGTTGCCAGCCTTGGCGACCGCCCGCGCGCTCACCGACCGGTTCACGGACATGGTGCGCAACGCGCGGGGGGATGCTTTGGCCGCTTGGCTCGACGAGGCCGAAGCCAGCATGATCGCGCCCTTCGCCCGCGGCCTCCGGAGCGATTGCGCCGCCGTTGCAGCCGCGCTGCGGGAACCATGGTCAAACGGGCAGACCGAGGGCCAGATCAACCGGCTGAAGACGCTGAAACGCCAGATGTACGGGCGCGCCAACATCGATCTGCTCAGGGCACGGCTCGTCGCAGCATCATGA
- a CDS encoding transposase domain-containing protein, translating to MLASLVATCKMSDVNPVEYLATTLRAILDGHPKSGIENLMPWRFNQPSSLAA from the coding sequence ATGCTCGCCTCGCTCGTCGCCACCTGCAAGATGTCCGACGTAAACCCGGTCGAATATCTCGCCACCACCCTGCGCGCCATCCTCGACGGCCACCCGAAAAGCGGCATCGAAAACCTCATGCCATGGCGCTTCAACCAGCCGTCAAGTCTCGCAGCATAG
- the brxL gene encoding BREX system Lon protease-like protein BrxL has translation MSDLDAKINEHFAGFVVRKDLVKAVKGNAIVPTYVLEYLLGQYCATDDEASIQTGIETVKDILRKHYVHRSEAGLIQSTIKEKGRYKVIDQVSVSLNEKTDSYEAVFDNLGIKKVAVDSGTVKAHPKLLVTGVWCIADVQYEFSEDARISPWILESIKPIQIAKVDYDQYRELRSAFTTDEWIDLLMQSIGFRPEAFGRRSKLLQLLRLIPYVERNYNLIELGPKGTGKSHIYSEFSPHGQLISGGEVTIPKLFVNNSNGRIGLVGYWDVVAFDEFAGREKTANKALVDIMKNYMANKSFSRGVNPMGAEASFSFVGNTDHNVPFMLKNSDLFEALPSQFHDSAFIDRLHAYLPGWEIDVIRGEMFTKGYGFIVDYLAEILRHLRSEDFSNRPDQYFKVSEKISTRDRDAIYKTMSGLLKLIFPDGSQTEAEVEELLRLAIESRKRIKDQLARIDSTYPEVDFHYVGADGKKIRVTTVEEEEYPQFYHLKPALAPKAQEEPVLVEPEAATQPSSRNVAPGVPPTSQQPKAKPAPRPTEGHIVFTENRKGISYEKLFGAYVDGASRIIVTDPYIRIFYQIRNMMEFVEMVIRRTPPENQVKIHLVTGPDEGNISRQRELLESITTACTGTSVEFSWAFDTSGTAHARDIVTDTGWKIVLDRGLDIFQPPMKTEGFSLGDRLQEHRMLKNFYVTYVKEIT, from the coding sequence ATGAGTGACCTTGATGCCAAGATCAACGAACATTTCGCGGGGTTTGTTGTCCGAAAGGACTTGGTGAAGGCGGTCAAGGGCAACGCCATCGTCCCGACCTATGTTCTAGAATACCTGCTGGGCCAGTATTGCGCCACCGATGACGAGGCCTCGATCCAGACCGGGATTGAGACCGTCAAAGACATCTTGCGCAAGCATTACGTCCACCGGAGCGAGGCTGGGCTGATCCAGTCGACCATCAAGGAGAAGGGCCGCTACAAGGTCATCGATCAGGTCAGCGTCTCGCTGAACGAGAAGACCGACAGCTACGAGGCCGTCTTCGACAACCTCGGCATCAAGAAGGTCGCGGTCGACAGCGGCACCGTGAAGGCGCATCCCAAGCTCTTGGTCACCGGGGTCTGGTGCATCGCAGATGTGCAATACGAATTCTCGGAAGATGCCCGGATCTCGCCATGGATCCTGGAATCGATCAAACCGATCCAGATAGCCAAGGTCGACTACGATCAGTACCGCGAGCTGCGGTCGGCCTTTACCACGGATGAATGGATAGACCTGCTGATGCAGAGCATTGGCTTCAGGCCCGAAGCCTTCGGCCGACGCAGCAAGCTGCTACAGCTCTTGCGACTTATCCCCTACGTCGAACGGAACTATAACCTGATCGAACTAGGCCCAAAAGGGACCGGCAAGTCGCACATCTACTCGGAATTTTCGCCTCACGGCCAACTGATCTCTGGGGGCGAAGTCACGATCCCCAAGCTCTTCGTGAACAACTCGAACGGCCGCATCGGCCTCGTCGGGTATTGGGATGTTGTGGCGTTTGACGAGTTCGCCGGGCGGGAAAAGACAGCGAACAAGGCGCTGGTCGACATCATGAAGAACTACATGGCCAACAAGTCCTTCTCGCGCGGGGTCAACCCGATGGGGGCGGAGGCCAGCTTCTCCTTCGTCGGCAATACCGATCACAACGTGCCCTTCATGCTCAAGAACAGCGACCTCTTCGAAGCGCTGCCCAGCCAGTTTCATGACTCGGCCTTCATCGACCGCCTGCATGCTTACCTGCCTGGCTGGGAAATCGACGTGATCCGAGGTGAAATGTTCACCAAGGGCTACGGCTTTATCGTCGACTACCTCGCCGAGATCCTGCGCCACCTTCGTTCAGAGGACTTCTCGAACAGGCCAGACCAATACTTCAAGGTTAGCGAAAAGATTTCCACACGCGACCGTGATGCGATCTACAAGACTATGTCAGGGCTTCTGAAATTGATCTTCCCCGACGGCAGCCAGACAGAGGCCGAGGTTGAAGAACTCTTGCGCCTCGCAATCGAAAGCCGCAAGCGGATCAAAGATCAGCTTGCGCGGATAGACAGCACATATCCAGAGGTAGACTTCCACTATGTCGGCGCGGATGGCAAAAAAATCCGCGTTACTACGGTCGAGGAAGAGGAATACCCGCAGTTCTATCATCTGAAACCCGCGCTCGCCCCAAAAGCGCAGGAAGAACCCGTCCTTGTTGAACCAGAGGCCGCGACGCAACCTTCGTCTCGCAACGTCGCGCCAGGCGTCCCGCCCACCTCGCAACAACCCAAAGCAAAACCAGCACCTCGGCCCACCGAAGGGCACATTGTTTTCACAGAAAACAGGAAAGGTATCAGCTACGAGAAACTCTTTGGCGCTTATGTCGATGGGGCAAGCCGTATTATCGTCACCGACCCATACATTCGGATATTCTACCAGATCCGAAACATGATGGAGTTTGTCGAGATGGTGATCCGCAGGACGCCACCTGAGAACCAGGTCAAAATCCACCTCGTCACTGGCCCAGATGAGGGCAACATTTCGAGACAGCGTGAGCTGCTTGAGTCGATCACGACAGCCTGCACGGGCACTAGTGTCGAATTCAGCTGGGCTTTCGATACGTCTGGTACGGCCCATGCGCGCGACATCGTGACGGATACAGGCTGGAAAATCGTTCTCGACAGAGGTCTCGACATCTTTCAGCCGCCAATGAAGACGGAAGGTTTCTCGCTTGGAGACCGACTTCAGGAACACCGAATGCTGAAGAACTTCTATGTGACCTACGTCAAGGAAATCACCTGA
- the pglZ gene encoding BREX-1 system phosphatase PglZ type A, which produces MTDRIAASLQRLFDDHRIVFWYDADRDMRAEFEGVVLPGVTKLEIANNEFGLKYRILRQEPKGKFLLFKDGPEPGMSDNWLLDLQLASTVFKADQAAIWLAELGLPLQFENVVRGHIEFFRAKVRVEALKQSMQATDTQTQMRLRMLAVCTAAEGGLDTVIEALLGELAVGKDDALRLIERSALTNFFWTQVAQTYGYQSAEPDFEDFAIALFQSAYARALGEEGALNSEALLVFRRWKNNRHWAEAFETLSARYRDLLNIPKDLAKRDFRAVISIDHFEEIDRHIIRQIVQAMSSQTVSAPEVLTWVRERRQSHWYGVYEDIYQAIGYATEFQQALAEANLGMTSPAEGVRRYVTSWYKLDQLYRKFIYHMQKSGQASLLADLYASVENRYGNNFVLAMNDAWQDQISGLVEWKIPGFAAQSDFYRDQAAEYRRKDQKVAVIISDALRYEVAEECLRRIRALDRFDAELKPMISALPSYTQLGMAALLPHKGLAIAGEGNGDVLADGEITKGLAAREKLLAAGREGDSAKALKAEDVMNMRTEDGKALFRDNHIVYVYHNRIDAIGDDLKTEDGLPEAAEVALEDLTKLVRKLTSANFSNILITADHGFLYQHRALDDADFAIADPQGEEILYRNRRFVIGRGLTPTPGMKHFSAKALGLSGDLDVLIPNSINRMRIKGAGSRFVHGGAALQEVVIPVIRVGKQRDADISQVDVQIFVTGKSLISSGQTAVTLYQAQPVSEKMRARELLAGIYSADGTLISDEYKLTFDFRSENPREREMPRKFLLSREADRFNNQDVVLKLRERIGKTTHYQDYASHRFQLRRGITTDFDF; this is translated from the coding sequence ATGACTGACCGCATCGCCGCCAGCCTGCAGCGGCTATTCGACGATCACCGCATCGTCTTCTGGTATGATGCCGACCGCGACATGCGGGCAGAATTTGAGGGGGTCGTGCTGCCGGGCGTGACCAAGCTGGAGATTGCGAACAACGAGTTTGGGCTGAAATACCGGATCCTGCGGCAAGAGCCGAAGGGCAAGTTCCTGCTGTTCAAGGACGGTCCCGAGCCCGGGATGTCGGACAACTGGCTTTTGGATCTGCAGCTGGCATCGACCGTGTTCAAGGCCGACCAGGCCGCGATCTGGCTGGCCGAACTGGGCTTGCCCCTACAGTTCGAGAATGTCGTGCGCGGCCATATCGAGTTCTTCCGCGCAAAGGTCCGCGTCGAGGCTCTGAAGCAATCGATGCAGGCAACCGATACCCAGACACAGATGCGCCTGCGGATGCTGGCCGTCTGCACGGCCGCCGAAGGTGGGCTGGACACGGTGATCGAGGCGCTGCTGGGCGAGCTGGCTGTCGGGAAGGACGACGCCCTGCGCCTGATCGAGCGTTCTGCCCTGACCAATTTCTTCTGGACGCAGGTGGCGCAGACCTATGGCTATCAGTCGGCCGAGCCGGATTTCGAGGATTTCGCGATCGCGCTGTTCCAATCCGCCTATGCGCGTGCCTTGGGTGAAGAGGGTGCGCTGAATTCCGAAGCACTGCTGGTCTTCCGCCGCTGGAAGAACAACCGCCACTGGGCTGAGGCCTTCGAGACGCTGTCCGCCCGCTACCGCGACCTGTTGAATATCCCGAAGGATCTGGCAAAGCGTGATTTCCGTGCAGTGATCAGCATCGACCACTTCGAGGAGATCGACCGCCATATCATCCGCCAGATCGTGCAGGCCATGTCCTCGCAGACTGTCAGCGCTCCCGAGGTGTTGACCTGGGTGCGGGAACGGCGGCAGAGCCACTGGTATGGGGTCTATGAGGATATCTACCAGGCCATCGGCTACGCCACGGAATTCCAGCAGGCACTGGCCGAGGCGAACCTCGGCATGACCAGTCCCGCCGAAGGCGTGCGGCGCTATGTGACGAGCTGGTACAAGCTGGACCAGCTCTACCGCAAGTTCATATACCACATGCAGAAAAGCGGCCAAGCCTCGCTCTTGGCCGACCTCTACGCTTCGGTCGAGAACCGCTACGGCAACAACTTCGTACTGGCGATGAATGATGCCTGGCAGGACCAGATCTCAGGTCTGGTCGAATGGAAAATTCCGGGATTTGCGGCGCAGTCGGATTTCTACCGTGATCAGGCCGCCGAATATCGGCGCAAGGATCAGAAGGTGGCGGTGATCATTTCGGACGCCCTGCGTTACGAGGTTGCCGAAGAATGCCTGCGGCGCATTCGGGCGCTGGACCGTTTCGACGCCGAGCTGAAACCAATGATCAGTGCTTTGCCCAGCTATACCCAGCTTGGCATGGCGGCTCTGCTGCCCCACAAGGGTCTTGCCATAGCCGGGGAAGGCAATGGCGATGTCCTCGCCGACGGAGAGATCACGAAGGGCCTTGCCGCAAGAGAAAAGCTGCTCGCAGCCGGGCGCGAAGGCGACAGCGCCAAGGCGCTGAAGGCCGAAGATGTGATGAACATGCGCACCGAGGACGGCAAGGCGCTCTTCCGAGACAATCACATTGTCTATGTCTATCACAACCGCATCGACGCTATCGGTGACGATCTGAAAACCGAAGACGGGTTGCCCGAAGCTGCCGAGGTTGCCCTAGAGGATCTGACCAAGCTGGTGCGCAAACTGACCTCGGCCAATTTCTCGAACATCCTGATTACTGCAGACCACGGCTTCCTCTACCAGCACCGCGCTCTGGACGATGCCGATTTCGCCATCGCGGATCCGCAGGGCGAGGAAATCCTCTATCGGAACCGGCGTTTCGTGATCGGCCGAGGTCTGACACCGACGCCCGGCATGAAACATTTCTCAGCCAAGGCACTGGGCCTATCCGGCGATCTGGATGTGCTGATCCCGAACTCGATCAACCGGATGCGCATCAAGGGCGCGGGCAGCCGCTTTGTCCACGGCGGTGCCGCTCTGCAGGAGGTGGTGATCCCGGTCATCCGGGTCGGCAAGCAGCGCGACGCCGATATCAGCCAAGTCGATGTTCAGATCTTCGTCACGGGAAAGAGCCTGATATCCTCCGGCCAGACGGCCGTGACGCTCTATCAGGCCCAGCCGGTTTCCGAGAAGATGCGGGCTCGGGAACTCTTGGCCGGGATCTATTCCGCCGATGGCACACTGATCTCCGACGAGTACAAGCTGACCTTCGACTTTCGCTCCGAAAACCCACGCGAACGCGAGATGCCACGCAAATTCCTGCTTTCGCGCGAGGCAGATCGCTTCAACAATCAGGATGTCGTGCTGAAACTACGCGAACGGATCGGCAAGACGACCCACTACCAGGATTATGCCAGTCACCGCTTCCAGCTACGGCGCGGCATCACGACCGATTTCGATTTCTGA
- the pglX gene encoding BREX-1 system adenine-specific DNA-methyltransferase PglX, producing the protein MDTNALKKFAQSARNLLIDQVTAKLTLVLDPASPARREHPEATKKLDAAITARGKQQVIEQVAYTWFNRFTALRFMDVNGYTNQRVVSPADGQTRPEILAEAMAHNLPDGAPTTIAALLDGRTPSNDPQAEAYRLLLVHACNQWHGPMPFLFEEIDDFTELLMPEDLLSPTSILAELRKAMTEDACQDVEVIGWLYQFYISEKKDQVFAGLKKNIKITAENIPAATQLFTPHWIVRYLVENSLGRLWLLNRPQSKLAAQMDYYIAPEEPETDFIRITKPEDIRICDPACGSGHMLTYAFDLLHAIYEEEGYEPTEIPALILTHNLHGVEIDDRAGALAAFALVMKAAAKLGRRRFLRLGVQPRICVMQDVRFTPAEMQDVAAVVGRDLFTAELRETLGQFEQAKNFGSLIVPKLRDPAEVARVVRLKDFGGDWLMRDVQERVLKVLEMAEALSPKYHVVVANPPYMGWGGMNQSLRANLGQNFPNSKNDLMTAFMERTLHLCRSGGLTGMINIPSWMFLSSYESLRSQLLAKSTMSSLLHLGRGIFGPDFGTVAYTALNHSPSTHSRGVYRRLFDNHVDVRAPEKIRQLFLDQEYNRFAVSQLEFKKIPGSPFAYWPTAKARAAFQAGRSLDEIADIGKGFDTGDNDRFLRLWHEVADLGKRWKPCQKGGPYRKWYGNNDFAADWNNNGRTLKDFPKANLRNAHNYFKEGTSWTRVSSGSTAFRYFPKDQLFESTGPCLFPRGAPIEAVTAFLNSKITFEFLKVLAPMLDFQSGHISKLPWLADDLIANTSKRIGQRAISLARADWDAYETSWDFTTLPLLAPEHRDQTLAGSYARLRAHWLGMTEEMQRLEEENNRIFIDAYGLQDELTPEVPLEEITLTCNPAYRYGGKATVEELETRLRADTMAEFLHYAVGCMFGRYSLDAPGLILANQGEGLADYLARIPEPSFDVDADNVIPVLDGDWFGDDITERFRKFLRVTFGEAKFQENLAFIEAALGKDIRKWFTKDFFDYHVRRYKKRPIYWMFSSPKGTFNALIYMHRYRADTVSVVLNDYLREFISKLQAERGRLEKLSDDPNATQTQRTKALKEVGVVIKQIAELEEWEREVVFPLAQAKVEIDLDDGVKRNYPKFGAALKAIKGLEAAYD; encoded by the coding sequence ATGGATACCAATGCACTGAAGAAGTTTGCCCAATCGGCGCGCAATCTTCTGATCGATCAGGTCACCGCGAAACTGACGCTTGTTCTGGACCCGGCCTCGCCCGCGCGCCGCGAACACCCCGAGGCGACGAAGAAACTGGATGCCGCCATCACGGCCAGGGGCAAGCAACAGGTCATCGAACAGGTCGCCTACACCTGGTTCAACCGCTTCACCGCCCTGCGCTTCATGGACGTGAACGGCTACACCAACCAGCGCGTCGTCTCGCCCGCCGATGGCCAGACCCGGCCCGAGATCCTGGCCGAAGCCATGGCCCACAACCTGCCCGACGGCGCCCCCACCACCATCGCAGCCCTGCTCGACGGCCGCACCCCCTCGAACGACCCACAGGCCGAGGCGTATCGCCTCCTCCTCGTCCATGCCTGCAACCAGTGGCACGGCCCCATGCCGTTTCTGTTTGAGGAGATCGACGACTTCACCGAACTCCTCATGCCCGAGGATCTGCTGTCGCCCACCTCCATCCTTGCCGAACTGCGCAAGGCGATGACGGAAGACGCCTGTCAGGATGTCGAGGTCATCGGCTGGCTTTACCAGTTCTACATCTCCGAGAAGAAGGATCAGGTCTTTGCCGGGCTGAAGAAGAACATCAAGATCACGGCGGAAAACATCCCCGCCGCGACGCAGCTCTTCACCCCGCATTGGATCGTCCGCTATCTGGTGGAAAACTCGCTCGGGCGGCTTTGGCTGCTGAACCGGCCGCAGTCGAAACTGGCGGCGCAGATGGACTATTACATCGCGCCGGAAGAGCCTGAGACGGACTTCATCCGCATCACCAAGCCCGAGGATATCCGCATCTGCGATCCGGCTTGCGGCTCGGGGCATATGCTGACCTATGCCTTTGATCTGCTGCATGCGATCTATGAGGAAGAGGGGTATGAACCTACCGAGATCCCTGCGCTGATCCTGACCCATAACCTGCACGGGGTCGAGATTGACGACCGCGCAGGGGCCTTGGCGGCCTTTGCGCTGGTGATGAAGGCGGCGGCAAAGCTGGGGCGGCGGCGGTTCCTGCGCTTGGGGGTGCAGCCGAGGATCTGCGTGATGCAGGATGTGCGCTTTACCCCTGCCGAGATGCAGGATGTGGCCGCCGTCGTCGGGCGCGATCTGTTCACGGCGGAGTTGCGAGAGACGCTGGGGCAGTTTGAGCAGGCAAAGAACTTCGGCTCGCTGATCGTGCCGAAACTGCGCGATCCGGCAGAGGTGGCCCGGGTGGTGCGGCTGAAGGATTTCGGCGGCGATTGGCTCATGCGCGATGTGCAAGAGCGAGTGTTGAAGGTGCTGGAGATGGCCGAGGCCCTCTCGCCCAAATACCACGTGGTCGTAGCAAACCCGCCATATATGGGTTGGGGCGGCATGAACCAGAGCCTTCGTGCAAATCTTGGGCAGAATTTCCCAAACAGCAAAAACGATCTAATGACAGCATTTATGGAGCGCACACTTCATCTCTGTAGAAGTGGCGGTCTAACTGGAATGATCAACATTCCATCTTGGATGTTTCTTAGTTCATATGAAAGCCTTCGTAGCCAACTCTTGGCAAAATCGACAATGAGCTCACTTCTGCATCTCGGACGCGGCATTTTTGGTCCGGATTTTGGAACAGTAGCTTATACCGCGTTGAACCACTCTCCTTCAACCCATAGTAGGGGCGTCTATCGCAGGCTGTTCGATAATCACGTTGATGTTCGCGCGCCGGAAAAAATTCGACAGCTCTTCTTGGATCAGGAGTATAATCGTTTCGCTGTATCTCAACTGGAGTTCAAGAAGATTCCGGGCAGCCCTTTCGCTTATTGGCCAACTGCCAAAGCGCGGGCTGCCTTCCAAGCGGGAAGAAGTCTCGACGAAATCGCAGATATTGGGAAAGGTTTCGATACGGGGGACAATGACCGCTTCTTGCGGCTTTGGCATGAAGTTGCTGACTTGGGAAAGCGCTGGAAGCCCTGTCAAAAAGGAGGCCCCTATCGGAAATGGTATGGGAACAACGATTTTGCCGCCGACTGGAACAACAACGGTCGCACCCTAAAAGACTTCCCGAAGGCAAATTTGCGCAACGCCCACAATTACTTCAAGGAAGGGACCAGTTGGACTCGTGTTTCAAGCGGTTCAACTGCCTTTCGCTATTTTCCGAAAGATCAGCTTTTTGAGTCTACAGGCCCATGTCTGTTTCCACGAGGCGCACCGATTGAAGCGGTCACTGCGTTCCTTAACAGTAAGATAACGTTTGAGTTCTTGAAAGTTCTGGCCCCGATGCTTGACTTTCAAAGTGGACATATTTCCAAGCTGCCTTGGTTGGCGGACGATCTGATTGCCAATACGAGTAAACGCATCGGCCAACGTGCTATATCTTTGGCTCGAGCAGACTGGGATGCCTACGAAACCTCCTGGGATTTCACCACGCTGCCGCTCCTCGCCCCCGAGCATCGGGACCAGACGCTGGCGGGCTCTTACGCCCGGCTCCGCGCCCATTGGCTGGGCATGACAGAGGAAATGCAGCGGCTGGAAGAAGAGAATAACCGCATTTTCATCGACGCCTATGGTTTGCAAGACGAGCTGACCCCCGAGGTGCCGCTGGAAGAAATCACCCTCACCTGCAACCCCGCCTATCGCTATGGCGGCAAGGCCACGGTCGAAGAACTGGAAACCCGCCTGCGGGCCGACACCATGGCCGAATTCCTGCACTATGCCGTGGGCTGCATGTTCGGCCGCTATAGCCTCGACGCCCCCGGCCTGATCCTTGCCAATCAGGGCGAAGGTCTGGCCGATTACCTCGCCCGCATCCCCGAGCCCAGCTTTGACGTGGACGCCGACAATGTCATCCCGGTGCTGGACGGCGACTGGTTCGGCGACGACATCACCGAACGCTTCCGCAAGTTCTTGCGGGTGACCTTTGGCGAGGCGAAGTTCCAGGAAAACCTCGCCTTCATCGAGGCAGCCTTGGGCAAGGACATCCGCAAGTGGTTCACCAAGGATTTCTTCGATTACCACGTGCGGCGCTACAAGAAGCGCCCGATCTACTGGATGTTTTCCAGCCCCAAGGGCACCTTCAACGCCCTGATCTACATGCACCGCTATCGGGCCGACACAGTCTCGGTCGTGCTGAACGACTACCTGCGCGAGTTCATCAGCAAGTTGCAGGCCGAACGCGGGCGGCTGGAGAAGCTGTCAGATGATCCGAACGCGACCCAGACCCAGAGGACAAAGGCGCTGAAAGAGGTGGGCGTGGTGATCAAGCAGATCGCCGAGCTGGAAGAATGGGAGCGCGAGGTCGTCTTCCCGCTAGCGCAGGCCAAGGTCGAGATCGATCTGGATGACGGGGTGAAGCGGAACTATCCGAAGTTCGGCGCGGCACTGAAAGCCATCAAGGGGCTGGAGGCTGCGTATGACTGA